ACCTCGACGCGGGCCGCAAGTACTGGCAGATCCCCTATCTGAAGAACCTGATCCGCAGGATGGGCGACCAGAAGCTGAACACACTCTTCCTGCATCTGTCCGAGTCCGAGGGCTTCCGCCTCCACAGCCCCAAGTTCCCCGGCCTCGCCGACCCCGAACACAGCTACAGCCGCGCCGACATCGAGCACCTCAAGAGCTTCGCCGCCCGGCACCACGTCCAGCTGATGCCCGGCATCGAGGTCCCCGGGCACGCGACCGTGATCAGCGAAGCCTTCGGCATCGGCTTCGGCGCCGGCACGGATCCGTGCACCGGGGCCCACACCCACTCCCATCTCACCGCCGACTGGATCATCGACATGACCAGCGAGAAGGCGGTCGGGAAGACCAAGGAGATCGTCGACGAGTTCGCGGGCTGGTTCGACGCCCCGCTGTTCTCCATCGGCGGCGAGGAAGTACCCGGCCAGCTCGCCGACTGCCCGCGCGTCCAGAAGTTCCTGGCCGCCGACCCCGAGGTCTCCACACTCGGCGACCTGCTCAACCGGTACATCAACACCCTCGACGACGTGCTCGCCTCACACGGCAAGCGGACCGCCGTCTACAACGGCTCCGAGCACCTGACCGCCCCCCAGCAGAAGGCGCACGGCCCGATCGTCTTCATCACCTGGGAGGGGACCGGCGCCGAACCGGCCGTCCCCGGGCACGACGAGATCGCCATCGGCCCCTTCTACGACACCCCGAACAACTACCACCACCTGTATCCGGACGAGCCCTGGATGTACGACGGCTGGGCACCGAGCACCGCCCCCGACATGCTCGGCTCCTCCCTGGTCAACTGGGCGGACTACAACTTCTGGGCCGAGGACGGCTACTTCGAGCAGCACATGGCCGGCCCCCGCGCGATCATGGCCGACCGGGCCTGGAACGCCACCCCCACCCCCGACACCGTCACCGGCCTCCGCGCCCTCGTCGCCCGCATCGGCGACCCGCCCGGAATCACCCCCGCCCCGGCGGCCCCGCGGGTGGACGACGGCCGCCCCAGCCATCACTGGACCTTCGACACCGCCGCGTACCCGAGCGGCTGGACCTACGCGGGCAGCCCCGGCAACACGCTCTTCGCCGAGGACACCGCGGGCGGACTGCCGGGCAGCTCCTACATCATCAACAACCCGACGCCCGTGGCCGACGGAGTGAACGGCCAGGCATGGCGCTTCGACTCCGACCGGGACGGCGTCGGCTTCGGCGGCCTGGACGTCGCCGAGCCGTGGACGGCCTCCGTGCAGGTGCGCTCCACCGCCCGCACCGCCGACCAGGTGCTGCTCAGCTCCAAGGCGGGCGCGCTCAAGCTCCAGCAGTACGGCACCGGAAAGGTCGGCCTCACCCGGTACGGCGCCGCCGACCTGAGCTTCGACTACACCCTGCCGCTGAACCAGTGGGTCCAGCTGACCTGGGTGACGGAGCCCGGCCGCACCACCCTCTATGCCGACGGCGAGCGCGTCGGCACCGTCGACGCGTCCGTCCCGCTTCCCCTGCGCTCGATCGGCACCGAGAAGGCCGGCCTGCGCGGAGACCTCGACGACCTCCTCACCTGGGACGAGGCACTGAGCCCCGGCCAGGTGAGGGCCCTCTCCGGAAAGGAATCGCAGTGACCCGCACGCACCGCGGCACCGTCAGACGTACAGGAGTCGCAGCCGCCGCCCTGGCCACCTTCGCCGGCCTGCTCGGAGCCGCCCCCGGCCCCGGGGCGGAACCCGCCACCAAGGACTACGAGCCCACCGTCGAATCCCTCAACAGCCACCCCACTCCCCAGTGGTTCGACGACGACAAGTTCGGCATCTTCATCCACTGGGGCGCCTACTCGGTGCCCGCCTGGGGACCCCGCGGCAGCTACGCCGAGTGGTACTGGGCGTACATGAACTCGCCCGGCAACGCCACGAACACGTACCACCGGGACACCTTCGGCCAGGACACGGACTACGACGACTTCATCGGCCGCTGGAAGGCCGAGAAGTACGACCCCGACGCCTGGGTGAAGCTCTTCAAGGACGCCGGCGCCAAGTACTTCGTCCTGACCTCCAAGCACCACGAGGGCGTCGCGCTCTACGACTCGAAGGTCAGCGGCCGTGACACCGTCGATCTCGGACCGAAGCGCGATCTGGCGGGCGACCTCTTCAAGGCCGCCCGCAAGGACGGCGGGCTCAGGGCGGGCTTCTACTACTCGCTGTACGAGTGGAACAACCCTTCCTACACCGGCCATCCGGTACGCAACCCGTACACCGGGGCCCCCGTCCCGTACACCGGAGCCCCGGTCGTCGACGACTACGTGGACGACTACATGCTTCCGCAGATGCGCGAGCTGGTCGACCAGTACGACCCGGACATGCTCTGGTGCGACGGCCAGTGGGAGAAGCCCGCCTCGTACTGGAAGACCGCCTCGGTCATCGCCGACTACTACAACCGGGCGAAGAACCGGGAGAACCCCAAGGAAGTCGCGGTCGCCAACCGCTGCAAGATCGAGTCGGGCAACCTCGACAGCAAGGAACTCGACTTCCAGACACCCGAGTACACGGTGAAGCCGGACATCGATCCCGACAAGTGGGAGGCGAGCCGCGGCATCGCGCACTCCTACGGGTACAACCAGAACGAGCCGGAGGAGGACCACCTCACCTCCGACCAGCTGATCGACTCGCTCAGCGACATCGTGAGCAAGAACGGCAACCTGCTGCTCGACGTCGGCCCGCGCGCCGACGGCACGATCCCGGAGATCCAGCAGCAGCGCCTCCTCGACATCGGCGCCTGGCTGAAGATCAACGGCGAGGCGGTCTACGGGACGACGTACTGGCACCACGCGGAGGAGCCGACCGGCGACGACAAGATCCGCTACACCGTCAAGGACGGCTCCCTGTACGCGACCGCGCTCGAATGGCCCGGCGCCGAGCTGACCCTCGGCTCGGACACACCGGTCGCGGACGACACCCGGATCACGCTCCTGGGCTCCGACGGAACGCCGCTGCCCTGGCGCAAGGACGACCGGGGGCGGGTCGTCGTCAGGACCCCCGCACAGGGTGCCGGGGCCACGGCCGCCAAGCACGCGTACGTCTTCAAGGTCGCCACGCCGGGCGTCCACAGCCTCGTCCGTACGCGGACCGAGCTGCCGGAGGAGCTCAACCCGGGTGCCACGGCCGACGGCAGCCTGACGGTGACCAACACGGCCAGGAAGCCCGCACCGGAGACCCGTATCGGGCTCTCGGGCCCCGAGGGCTGGACCGTCACCCCCGCAGCGACCCGGGTGGCACCGCTGGCGCCCGGCGCGGACGCGAAGGTCCCGTTCAAGATCACCCCGCCCGCCTCGGCGGCGCCCGGCACGTACACGCTGGACATCGCGCTGCGCCACGACGGGATGCGGACCACCACCCGGGTGACGGTGGAGGTGGCGGCGGAGAACCTCGCGCTCGGCAGGACCGCGACCCAGCAGGCCACCGCCTGGGACGCCCCGGCCGCACGCGCCGTCGACGGCAACACCGACGGCAACTGGGGCTCGGGCTCGGTGACGCACACGGCCGAACCGTCGAACCAGGCGTGGTGGCAGGTCGATCTGGGTTCCGCGGCGGCGCTGGACCAGGTCGAGGTGTGGAACCGCACCGACTGCTGCGCCGAGCGCCTCAAGGACTACTGGGTCCTGACCTCGGACACCCCGATCACCGCGGACGGACTGGAGGAGGCCCGCACCGCACCGGGGGTGACCGCCGTGCACATGACCGGTCAGGCGGGCCGACCCACCGCGGTGGAGCTGCCGCCCGGCACCACGGGCCGTTACGTCCGGGTGCAGCTGGCGTCCGCCACCGATCCGCTGTCCCTGGCGGAGGTCCAGGTGAGGGGCGTCCGCGCGGGCTGAGTCACCCGCAGGCCGCTGCCGGGGCCGGGTCAGCCGAGTGCGGCGACCCGGTCCCGGTAGTGGCGCACGGCTGCCGCGTCCCGGTACGGCTCCAGGCGCCGCTCGAAGTCGCGTACGTACTCGGTGGCCCGGACCGACCGCATCTCCGACGCCTGCTGGGCCGCCTCGGCGCCGAGGGAGCACGCCTGGTCGAGCTCGCCGAGCCCGAGTCGCGCGGAGGCGAGGACCACCTGGCAGAACAGCCGGCTGCGGGCGTACGCCGGGGAGCGCAGCTGGAGCGAGCGCTCCGCGTGCTGGGCGGCGATCCGGTAGTGCTGGAGGTCCCGGTGGCAGTGCCCGAACTCGTCGGCGAGCTGGGCCTCGTCGAAGTAGCGGGCCCAGTGCGGGGTCTCGTCCCCGGTCCGCGCGGTCTCCAGGGCGCGTTCCGCCCGGGCGAGCGCGGTGGTGCAGGTCCTGGCCTCGCCGAGCACGCCGTGCCCGCGGGCCTCGACCGCGTGCAGTATGGCCTGCACGACGGGCGGCGCCGACGATCCGATGCCCTGCTGGGCGACGCGCGCCAGCTGGACGGCTTCCCTGCCGTGCCCGAGATAGACCGCCTGCCGGCTCATGGTCATCAGGACGTAGCTGCCGTAGCCCCGGTCGCCCGCGGCCTGCGCGAGCCGCAGGGCCTGGACGAAGTACCGCTGGGCGAGGCCGTGGGCGGCGATGTCGTACGAGGTCCAGCCCGCCAGCCGGGTCAGGTCGGCGGCTGCGGAGAACAGGCGCCGGCCGGTGGCCTCGCCGTAGCTCCCGCGGAGCATCGGCTCCGCCTCGTGCTCCAGGTAGCGGACGAGGGCCTGCCGGGCGTGACCGCCGCCGTAGGCGTTGTCGAGGGTGCGGAAGAGTTCGCCGACGGAGCGCAGGGCCGCGACGTCCCCGCTGCTGACCCGCTGGCCCGGCCCCCGGTCGATCTGCCGCTGCCGCGGCACGGTCGACAGGGCCGGGGCCGGGGGCGCCGGGTGCGTGGGCGGCCGGGAGGCTCCGGGGCGGGCGCCGTTGCGGGCGCTCTGGCCGTGCACCGCGGTCGCCCCGTGCAGGGTCTGGGGGCCGGGCGGTCCGCCGCCGTTGAGCCCGCCGAGGCCGAGGGAGCCAGCTGGGCCGTTCGGGCCGTTCGGGCCTCCTGGGCCTCCCGGGCCGCGAAGTCCGCCGGGGCCGCTGCCGTCGGGCGAACCGGCGGCAGTTCCCCCAGCCGCCCCATGAGTTCCGTGAGACCCCCCGTTGACCGGCGGCCCGCCGCCCGCCGACGCCCCGACCGCGCCACGGGACGCGGCGGCCGGCGTCGGCGGCTCGGCGCTTCCCACCCACTCGTCAGCCCGCCCGATCAGCCAGTCCCGGCTGGGCACGACCAGCCCCGCCGGGGTGAACGCGATCTTCCGTAACTCCGCGTGGCTTCCCGAGTCCTTTCGCCACAGCCCGCTGACGATGTCGACCGCCTCGGCGGGCGTCGCGGCGAACTCCAGTCCGGCGTAGACGGGGGCGCAGGCGTCGAGCCCCAGGTCCTGGGCCGAGAGCCGCCGCCCCAGCCGTCGGGTGAAGACCTCGGCGATCAGCGCGGGAGTCGTGCCCCTCGGCTGCTGACCACGCAGCCAGCGGGTCACGGAGGTCTTGTCGTACCGCAGATCGAGGCCGTGCTCCAGACCGAGTTGGTCGACCCGGCGGGCCAGGCCCGCATGGGAGAAACCGGCTTCGGCGATGAGCGCGGCGAGCCGACGGTTGGGGGTGCGCTGCGGAGGTCGTTCCGACATCAGCTGTAGGGTCTCCTGCCTTCGGGGCCGGGCGGGCAGCCCTTATGGAACGGCGCGAATTTAGCGGCCCCGGCCGGACCCCCGGCCGCCTTCGCCCCACATTCATCCGATCGTGTGAGGATTGCTGGTGGCGCTGACGGAAATGACCTGCCGGGCTGCCTCGACGAGGGCGGTCGTACAGTGGCTGGGGGCGCACATCAGTGCATGGTGCCGTGGTTCCGGGGATACCCCCCGGCCTTCCGGCGCCACTAGTAGGGAGGCACCTGAAGTGAGTGAGCTGCGGTTTGTCCGTCTGGGGTTCGGCGAGGATTCCGTCGAGTACCAGGAGGCATGGCAGAAGCAGCGCGAGGTGCACGCCGCCCGGTTCGAGGACACGGTCCCCGACACGTGCCTCCTCCTCGAGCACCCGCCCGTCTACACGGCGGGCCGGCGCACGGCGGAGAACGAGCGCCCCCTGGACGGCACCCCGGTCATCGACGTCGACCGCGGCGGCAAGATCACCTGGCACGGCCCCGGGCAGCTCGTCGGCTACCCCATCCAGAAGCTTCCGCGCCCGGTCGACGTCGTCGCGCACGTCCGTCGCCTGGAGGACGCGCTGATCCGCACGGCCGCCGAGTTCGGCGTGGAGACCTCCCGGGTCGAGGGCCGCAGCGGCGTCTGGGTCCTCGGCGACCCGGTCGAGGAGCGGGCGACCCTCGGCGGGCTCTCCCTCGACTTCGACCCGCGCCTCCAGGACGAGGAGTTCGACCCGCGGATGAACGGCCCGGAGTACGCGCCGTCCAACGCGGGCCAGCGCCGCGAGGACCGCAAGCTCGCCGCGATCGGCATCCGCGTCGCCAAGGGTGTGACCATGCACGGCTTCGCGCTCAACGTGAACCCGGACAACACCTGGTTCGACCGGATCGTGCCGTGCGGCATCCGGGACGCGGGCGTCACCTCGCTCGCGTACGAGCTGGGCCGTGACGTGACCATCGCGGAGGTCCTCCCGGTGGTGGAGAAGCACCTCAGGGAGGTCCTGGAGAACGCGGCGCTCGCACCCCGGACCATCGAGGCTCCGAAGGCCGCCGTCTAGGGTCTTCCGTTTGGATCAGGCCGGATCAGGGAGCGGGGTCCGGTGCGCGCAGCTG
The Streptomyces sp. NBC_00234 DNA segment above includes these coding regions:
- the lipB gene encoding lipoyl(octanoyl) transferase LipB, with the protein product MSELRFVRLGFGEDSVEYQEAWQKQREVHAARFEDTVPDTCLLLEHPPVYTAGRRTAENERPLDGTPVIDVDRGGKITWHGPGQLVGYPIQKLPRPVDVVAHVRRLEDALIRTAAEFGVETSRVEGRSGVWVLGDPVEERATLGGLSLDFDPRLQDEEFDPRMNGPEYAPSNAGQRREDRKLAAIGIRVAKGVTMHGFALNVNPDNTWFDRIVPCGIRDAGVTSLAYELGRDVTIAEVLPVVEKHLREVLENAALAPRTIEAPKAAV
- a CDS encoding regulator, whose amino-acid sequence is MSERPPQRTPNRRLAALIAEAGFSHAGLARRVDQLGLEHGLDLRYDKTSVTRWLRGQQPRGTTPALIAEVFTRRLGRRLSAQDLGLDACAPVYAGLEFAATPAEAVDIVSGLWRKDSGSHAELRKIAFTPAGLVVPSRDWLIGRADEWVGSAEPPTPAAASRGAVGASAGGGPPVNGGSHGTHGAAGGTAAGSPDGSGPGGLRGPGGPGGPNGPNGPAGSLGLGGLNGGGPPGPQTLHGATAVHGQSARNGARPGASRPPTHPAPPAPALSTVPRQRQIDRGPGQRVSSGDVAALRSVGELFRTLDNAYGGGHARQALVRYLEHEAEPMLRGSYGEATGRRLFSAAADLTRLAGWTSYDIAAHGLAQRYFVQALRLAQAAGDRGYGSYVLMTMSRQAVYLGHGREAVQLARVAQQGIGSSAPPVVQAILHAVEARGHGVLGEARTCTTALARAERALETARTGDETPHWARYFDEAQLADEFGHCHRDLQHYRIAAQHAERSLQLRSPAYARSRLFCQVVLASARLGLGELDQACSLGAEAAQQASEMRSVRATEYVRDFERRLEPYRDAAAVRHYRDRVAALG
- a CDS encoding family 20 glycosylhydrolase; its protein translation is MASEPVDPLAAAASAPPPVVPRPTQWSDLGGLTTLTPRTRILVEPGSLDRTALPSGRQELPGPVRQNVQELARQLRTELTAVSGITPDISGDVTHAGDGDIVLRLADGPAPTPFGAEGYRLDSAGPVRIEAASTHGLFYGTRTVLQLLRATDPGHRTLPRARSLDRPAQQLRMVHLDAGRKYWQIPYLKNLIRRMGDQKLNTLFLHLSESEGFRLHSPKFPGLADPEHSYSRADIEHLKSFAARHHVQLMPGIEVPGHATVISEAFGIGFGAGTDPCTGAHTHSHLTADWIIDMTSEKAVGKTKEIVDEFAGWFDAPLFSIGGEEVPGQLADCPRVQKFLAADPEVSTLGDLLNRYINTLDDVLASHGKRTAVYNGSEHLTAPQQKAHGPIVFITWEGTGAEPAVPGHDEIAIGPFYDTPNNYHHLYPDEPWMYDGWAPSTAPDMLGSSLVNWADYNFWAEDGYFEQHMAGPRAIMADRAWNATPTPDTVTGLRALVARIGDPPGITPAPAAPRVDDGRPSHHWTFDTAAYPSGWTYAGSPGNTLFAEDTAGGLPGSSYIINNPTPVADGVNGQAWRFDSDRDGVGFGGLDVAEPWTASVQVRSTARTADQVLLSSKAGALKLQQYGTGKVGLTRYGAADLSFDYTLPLNQWVQLTWVTEPGRTTLYADGERVGTVDASVPLPLRSIGTEKAGLRGDLDDLLTWDEALSPGQVRALSGKESQ
- a CDS encoding alpha-L-fucosidase, whose product is MTRTHRGTVRRTGVAAAALATFAGLLGAAPGPGAEPATKDYEPTVESLNSHPTPQWFDDDKFGIFIHWGAYSVPAWGPRGSYAEWYWAYMNSPGNATNTYHRDTFGQDTDYDDFIGRWKAEKYDPDAWVKLFKDAGAKYFVLTSKHHEGVALYDSKVSGRDTVDLGPKRDLAGDLFKAARKDGGLRAGFYYSLYEWNNPSYTGHPVRNPYTGAPVPYTGAPVVDDYVDDYMLPQMRELVDQYDPDMLWCDGQWEKPASYWKTASVIADYYNRAKNRENPKEVAVANRCKIESGNLDSKELDFQTPEYTVKPDIDPDKWEASRGIAHSYGYNQNEPEEDHLTSDQLIDSLSDIVSKNGNLLLDVGPRADGTIPEIQQQRLLDIGAWLKINGEAVYGTTYWHHAEEPTGDDKIRYTVKDGSLYATALEWPGAELTLGSDTPVADDTRITLLGSDGTPLPWRKDDRGRVVVRTPAQGAGATAAKHAYVFKVATPGVHSLVRTRTELPEELNPGATADGSLTVTNTARKPAPETRIGLSGPEGWTVTPAATRVAPLAPGADAKVPFKITPPASAAPGTYTLDIALRHDGMRTTTRVTVEVAAENLALGRTATQQATAWDAPAARAVDGNTDGNWGSGSVTHTAEPSNQAWWQVDLGSAAALDQVEVWNRTDCCAERLKDYWVLTSDTPITADGLEEARTAPGVTAVHMTGQAGRPTAVELPPGTTGRYVRVQLASATDPLSLAEVQVRGVRAG